A stretch of Gambusia affinis linkage group LG10, SWU_Gaff_1.0, whole genome shotgun sequence DNA encodes these proteins:
- the barhl2 gene encoding barH-like 2 homeobox protein, with the protein MEASSGASFGIDTILSGASNSGALMNGDFRLADGRTADFRSQATPSPCSEIDTVGTAPSSPISVTMEHGGEPHLVPDSLQHQHHLHQQQQHLHHHGQQQSLPLSPQQQQQQQQQQQQQQQVGGAGCAPRTATSSFLIKDILGDSKPLAACAPYSTSVSSPHHTPKPESAAGPDVFRPKLEQDENRSKLDKRDDIQSEMKCNGTKEEGDREISSSRDSPPVRTKKPRKARTAFTDHQLNQLERSFERQKYLSVQDRMDLAAALNLTDTQVKTWYQNRRTKWKRQTAVGLELLAEAGNYSALQRMFPSPYFYHPSLLGTVDSTTAAAAAAAMYSSMYRTPSAPHPSLQRPLVPRVLIHGLGPGGQPALNPLPGTPHPR; encoded by the exons ATGGAAGCATCCAGCGGAGCGAGTTTTGGGATAGACACTATTTTATCCGGCGCCTCCAACTCTGGCGCCCTCATGAACGGAGACTTCCGGCTCGCCGACGGCCGGACAGCGGATTTCAGGAGCCAGGCCACCCCGTCGCCATGCTCGGAGATAGACACGGTGGGCACGGCCCCGTCGTCCCCCATCTCGGTCACCATGGAGCACGGCGGCGAGCCGCATCTGGTCCCGGACAGCCTTCAGCATCAGCACCAcctccatcagcagcagcagcacctccACCACCACGGCCAGCAGCAGAGCTTACCGCTGTctccccagcagcagcagcagcagcagcagcagcagcagcagcagcagcaggtcggAGGCGCCGGCTGCGCCCCCAGGACTGCCACCTCTTCGTTTTTAATCAAAGACATTCTGGGCGACAGCAAACCGCTGGCGGCCTGCGCACCTTACAGCACCAGCGTCTCGTCGCCGCATCACACGCCCAAACCGGAAAGTGCCGCGGGACCGGACGTGTTCCGGCCCAAACTGGAGCAGGACGAGAACAGGAGCAAGTTGGACAAAAGGGACGATATTCAGAGCGAAATGAAATGCAACG GGACTAAAGAAGAAGGCGACCGGGAGATCTCCAGCAGCAGAGACAGTCCGCCGGTGCGCACGAAAAAACCCCGCAAAGCCCGCACAGCCTTCACGGACCACCAGCTCAACCAGCTGGAGAGGAGCTTCGAGAGACAGAAATACCTCAGCGTGCAGGACCGCATGGACCTGGCGGCGGCTCTCAACCTGACGGACACGCAAGTCAAGACCTGGTACCAAAACAGACg GACGAAGTGGAAGAGGCAGACGGCGGTCGGTCTGGAGCTGCTGGCTGAAGCAGGAAACTACTCGGCCTTACAGAGAATGTTCCCCTCGCCCTACTTCTACCACCCGAGCCTGCTGGGCACCGTGGACAGCACTACGGCGGCCGCCGCGGCCGCCGCCATGTACAGCAGTATGTACCGGACTCCCTCCGCGCCGCACCCCAGCCTGCAGAGACCTCTGGTCCCGCGGGTGCTCATTCACGGCCTCGGGCCGGGGGGCCAACCGGCGCTGAACCCCCTGCCCGGCACGCCGCATCCGCgatag